In Streptomyces sp. NBC_00704, a genomic segment contains:
- a CDS encoding nitrate reductase subunit alpha codes for MSTETSRDKTRAGLDGDLAEALVRSRRFFTRAEVSEDLRTLHRKGGRQADEFYRDRWSHDKVVRSTHGVNCTGSCSWKVYVKDGIITWEAQQTDYPSVGPDSPEYEPRGCPRGAAFSWYTYSPTRVRYPYVRGVLLQMYREAKARLGDPVAAWADIVSAPERARRYKRARGKGGLVRASWDEAVEMVAAAHVHTIKEYGPDRLAGFSPIPAMSMVSHAAGARFYSLLGGAMLSFYDWYADLPVASPQVFGDQTDVPESGDWWDAGYLIMWGSNLPVTRTPDAHWMAEARYRGQKVVAVSPDYADNVKFADEWLAAQPGTDGALAMAMGHVILKEFFVDRTTPQFTAYVTKYTDLPFLVALDEAEGEPGTFTPGKFLTAADLGGEHAEAEHAEFRTVLLDAATGRPVVPNGTLGDRYGEAGAGKWNLDLGGIQPLLSAEGGEEAPVAVDLARFDAPDGSAALLRRGVPVQRVAGRLVTTVYDLLLAQYGVVRDGLPGRWPTSYEDAEEPYTPAWQAAITGVEAGKAARIAREFAANAEESGGRSMIIMGAGTNHWFHSDTIYRAFLTLTTLTGCQGVNGGGWAHYVGQEKVRPITGYSAIATAADWNRPARQMIQTAYWYLHADQFRYDPFSADTLAAAGPGTGGPFAGKTTADVIAQSARMGWMPSYPTFDRNPLDLTDEAEAAGRPVAEHVVDELKAGRLRFAGEDPDAPENFPRVLTIWRANLLGSSAKGNEYFLKHLLGTDHSVRATEAPPEARPRDVVWREEAPEGKLDLLLTLDFRMTSTTVFSDIVLPAATWYEKHDLSSTDMHPFVHAFNPAIAPPWQTRTDWDAFHTIAKEFSRQAADHLGVRKDVVAAALLHDTPDEMANPHGRVLDWKAGECEPVPGRTMPKLVTVERDYGAVADKMAALGPLLDTLGATTKGVTFKVERELEYLRHKNGTVRGGTADGRPSIARDTHACEAILALSGTTNGHLATQGFHTLEARTGTRLADLAAEHEGKQITFADTQAAPVPVITSPEWSGSETGGRRYSPFTINVERLKPWHTLTGRQHFYLDHDWMTALGEQLPVYRPPLNMHALFDEPRIGETGELGVTVRYLTPHNKWSIHSEYQDNLFMLSLSRGGPTIWMSTQDAAKVGVKDNDWVEAVNRNGVVAARAIVSHRMPEGTVYMHHAQDRLIDVPRTETTGRRGGIHNSLTRLLIKPSHLIGGYAQLTYAFNYLGPTGNQRDEVTVIRRRTNQDVEY; via the coding sequence GTGAGCACGGAGACCAGCCGGGACAAGACACGGGCGGGCCTGGACGGCGATCTGGCGGAGGCGCTGGTGCGCAGCCGCCGGTTCTTCACCCGGGCGGAGGTCTCGGAGGATCTGCGCACCCTGCACCGCAAGGGCGGCCGGCAGGCGGACGAGTTCTACCGGGACCGCTGGTCGCACGACAAGGTGGTGCGCTCCACGCACGGCGTGAACTGCACCGGCTCGTGCTCGTGGAAGGTGTACGTCAAGGACGGCATCATCACCTGGGAGGCCCAGCAGACCGACTACCCCTCGGTCGGCCCGGACAGCCCGGAGTACGAGCCGCGCGGCTGTCCGCGCGGGGCGGCCTTCTCCTGGTACACCTACTCGCCGACCCGGGTGCGGTACCCGTACGTGCGCGGCGTGCTGCTGCAGATGTACCGGGAGGCCAAGGCACGCCTCGGGGATCCGGTGGCGGCCTGGGCGGACATCGTCTCCGCCCCCGAGCGTGCCCGCCGCTACAAGCGGGCACGCGGCAAGGGCGGCCTGGTGCGGGCGAGCTGGGACGAGGCGGTGGAGATGGTGGCCGCCGCGCACGTGCACACCATCAAGGAGTACGGCCCGGACCGGCTGGCCGGGTTCTCGCCGATCCCGGCGATGTCGATGGTCTCGCACGCGGCCGGGGCCCGTTTCTACTCGCTGCTCGGCGGGGCGATGCTGTCGTTCTACGACTGGTACGCCGACCTGCCGGTCGCCTCCCCGCAGGTCTTCGGCGACCAGACCGACGTTCCGGAGTCGGGCGACTGGTGGGACGCCGGCTACCTGATCATGTGGGGTTCCAACCTGCCGGTCACCCGCACCCCGGACGCGCACTGGATGGCCGAGGCCCGCTACCGCGGCCAGAAGGTCGTCGCCGTGTCCCCGGACTACGCGGACAACGTGAAGTTCGCCGACGAATGGCTCGCCGCCCAGCCCGGCACCGACGGGGCCCTCGCCATGGCCATGGGACACGTGATCCTCAAGGAGTTCTTCGTAGACCGGACCACGCCGCAGTTCACCGCCTACGTCACGAAGTACACGGACCTGCCCTTCCTGGTCGCCCTCGACGAGGCTGAGGGCGAGCCGGGCACCTTCACGCCGGGCAAGTTCCTGACCGCCGCCGATCTGGGCGGCGAACACGCCGAGGCCGAGCACGCGGAGTTCCGCACCGTGTTGCTGGACGCGGCCACCGGCCGGCCGGTGGTGCCCAACGGAACGCTCGGCGACCGTTACGGCGAGGCGGGCGCCGGCAAGTGGAACCTCGACCTCGGCGGCATCCAGCCGTTGCTGTCCGCCGAGGGCGGCGAGGAGGCGCCGGTCGCCGTCGACCTGGCCCGCTTCGACGCCCCCGACGGCAGCGCGGCGCTACTGCGGCGCGGGGTCCCGGTCCAGCGGGTCGCCGGGCGGCTGGTGACCACGGTGTACGACCTCCTGCTCGCCCAGTACGGGGTGGTCCGCGACGGCCTGCCCGGCCGGTGGCCGACCTCGTACGAGGACGCGGAGGAGCCGTACACCCCGGCCTGGCAGGCGGCGATCACCGGAGTGGAGGCCGGGAAGGCGGCGCGGATCGCGCGGGAGTTCGCGGCCAACGCCGAGGAGTCCGGCGGCCGTTCGATGATCATCATGGGGGCGGGCACCAACCACTGGTTCCACTCCGACACCATCTACCGCGCGTTTCTGACCTTGACGACGTTGACCGGCTGCCAGGGCGTCAACGGCGGCGGCTGGGCGCACTACGTCGGTCAGGAGAAGGTCCGCCCGATCACCGGCTACTCGGCGATCGCGACCGCCGCGGACTGGAACCGGCCGGCCCGGCAGATGATCCAGACCGCCTACTGGTACCTGCACGCCGACCAGTTCCGCTACGACCCGTTCTCCGCCGACACCCTCGCCGCGGCCGGCCCGGGCACGGGCGGCCCGTTCGCCGGGAAAACCACGGCGGATGTCATCGCGCAGTCGGCGCGGATGGGCTGGATGCCGTCGTATCCGACCTTCGACCGCAACCCCCTCGATCTGACCGACGAGGCCGAAGCCGCCGGCCGGCCGGTCGCCGAGCACGTCGTGGACGAACTGAAGGCGGGGCGGCTGCGGTTCGCGGGCGAGGACCCCGACGCCCCCGAGAACTTCCCGCGCGTGCTGACCATCTGGCGGGCCAATCTGCTGGGCTCCTCGGCCAAGGGCAACGAGTACTTCCTCAAGCACCTCCTCGGCACCGACCACTCAGTGCGGGCCACCGAGGCGCCGCCGGAGGCCCGCCCCCGAGACGTGGTGTGGCGGGAGGAAGCCCCCGAGGGCAAGCTCGACCTGCTGCTCACCCTGGACTTCCGCATGACCAGCACGACCGTCTTCTCCGACATCGTCCTGCCCGCCGCCACCTGGTACGAGAAGCACGACCTGTCCAGCACCGACATGCACCCCTTCGTGCACGCCTTCAACCCGGCCATCGCCCCGCCCTGGCAGACCCGAACCGACTGGGACGCCTTCCACACGATCGCCAAGGAGTTCAGCCGCCAGGCCGCCGATCACCTGGGCGTCCGCAAGGACGTGGTCGCCGCCGCGCTGCTGCACGACACCCCCGACGAGATGGCCAACCCGCACGGCCGGGTGCTCGACTGGAAGGCGGGCGAGTGTGAGCCGGTCCCCGGCCGCACGATGCCGAAACTGGTGACGGTGGAACGCGACTACGGCGCCGTCGCCGACAAGATGGCCGCCCTCGGCCCCCTGCTCGACACCCTGGGCGCCACCACCAAGGGCGTCACCTTCAAGGTCGAGCGCGAGCTGGAGTACCTGCGGCACAAGAACGGCACCGTGCGCGGCGGCACGGCCGACGGGCGGCCCTCGATCGCCCGCGACACACACGCCTGCGAGGCGATCCTCGCCCTGTCCGGCACCACCAACGGCCACCTCGCCACCCAGGGCTTCCACACCCTCGAAGCCCGCACCGGCACACGGCTCGCGGACCTGGCCGCCGAGCACGAGGGCAAGCAGATCACCTTCGCCGACACCCAAGCCGCCCCCGTACCGGTCATCACCTCCCCGGAATGGTCCGGCTCCGAGACCGGAGGACGCCGCTACTCCCCGTTCACCATCAACGTCGAGCGCCTCAAGCCCTGGCACACCCTCACCGGCCGCCAGCACTTCTACCTCGACCACGACTGGATGACCGCACTCGGCGAACAACTGCCCGTCTACCGACCACCATTGAACATGCACGCGCTCTTCGACGAGCCCCGCATCGGCGAGACGGGCGAACTCGGCGTGACCGTGCGCTACCTGACCCCGCACAACAAGTGGTCCATCCACTCCGAGTACCAGGACAACCTCTTCATGCTCTCCCTGTCCCGGGGCGGCCCGACCATCTGGATGAGCACCCAGGACGCGGCCAAGGTCGGCGTCAAGGACAACGACTGGGTCGAGGCGGTCAACCGCAACGGCGTGGTCGCCGCCCGCGCCATCGTCTCGCACCGCATGCCCGAGGGCACCGTCTACATGCACCACGCCCAGGACCGCCTCATCGACGTGCCCCGCACCGAGACCACCGGCCGGCGAGGCGGCATCCACAACTCCCTGACCCGCCTGCTGATCAAACCCAGCCACCTCATCGGCGGCTACGCCCAGCTGACATACGCCTTCAACTACCTCGGCCCCACCGGCAACCAGCGCGACGAGGTCACCGTCATCCGCCGCCGCACCAACCAGGACGTGGAGTACTGA
- a CDS encoding nitrate/nitrite transporter, protein MVQSSTTESSRTASGAPVSGRAWLMLALATVGFAVNFWAWALLSPLGPRFKDTLDLTSFQQSLLVAVPVVVGSVGRIPVGALTDRFGGRVMFPIVSAVTIAPVLYLGLAGHSSLAALLAGGFFLGIGGTAFAVGVPFVSAWFPPERRGLAIGVFGMGMGGTAISALTTVKLVDANSMSTPFLITAGFLAAYAVVAALVLRDAPGRTVPTEPLGRRLAATLRLGVTWQASVLYAVAFGGYVAFSVYLPTYLKTGYALPQADAANRMAGFVLLAVAMRPVGGWLSDRIGPVRVLAGTLAVVLAGALAQSFTPALAPVGTIAFLAMAAALGAGSGAVFALVALLAPANKVGSVTGIVGAAGGLGGFVPPLVMGSLYGAYGSYGIGLILLAAVAAAALAFTETGVRHALTRRTPPTVHSS, encoded by the coding sequence ATGGTCCAGTCTTCGACGACGGAGAGCAGCAGGACGGCCTCGGGTGCGCCGGTATCCGGCCGGGCCTGGCTGATGCTGGCCCTGGCCACTGTCGGGTTCGCCGTCAACTTCTGGGCCTGGGCGCTGCTCAGCCCGCTCGGCCCTCGTTTCAAGGACACCCTGGACCTGACCTCTTTCCAGCAGTCGCTGCTGGTGGCTGTGCCGGTCGTCGTCGGTTCCGTGGGCCGTATCCCGGTCGGCGCGCTGACGGACCGGTTCGGCGGGCGTGTGATGTTCCCGATCGTCTCGGCGGTCACCATCGCTCCGGTGCTTTATCTGGGGCTGGCCGGCCATTCCTCGCTCGCCGCGTTGCTGGCCGGCGGGTTCTTCCTGGGTATCGGCGGTACCGCCTTCGCCGTGGGCGTGCCCTTTGTGAGCGCATGGTTCCCGCCCGAGCGGCGGGGTCTGGCCATCGGCGTCTTCGGCATGGGGATGGGCGGCACCGCGATCAGTGCCCTGACCACGGTGAAGCTGGTCGATGCGAACAGCATGTCGACGCCCTTCCTGATCACCGCGGGCTTCCTTGCGGCATACGCGGTCGTGGCCGCGCTGGTGCTGCGGGACGCCCCGGGCCGCACCGTGCCGACCGAGCCGCTGGGGCGGCGTTTGGCCGCCACCCTGCGCCTGGGCGTCACGTGGCAGGCGTCCGTTCTGTACGCGGTGGCCTTCGGCGGCTACGTCGCCTTCTCCGTCTACCTGCCTACCTACCTCAAGACCGGCTACGCCCTGCCCCAGGCCGACGCGGCCAACCGGATGGCCGGCTTCGTGCTGCTCGCGGTGGCCATGCGGCCGGTGGGTGGCTGGCTGTCGGACCGCATCGGGCCGGTGCGGGTGCTGGCCGGCACGCTCGCGGTGGTGCTGGCCGGGGCGCTCGCGCAGTCCTTCACCCCGGCCCTGGCGCCGGTGGGCACGATCGCCTTCCTGGCCATGGCCGCCGCGCTGGGCGCGGGCAGCGGTGCGGTGTTCGCGCTGGTGGCGCTGCTGGCTCCGGCGAACAAGGTCGGTTCGGTCACCGGCATCGTCGGCGCCGCGGGCGGCCTGGGCGGCTTCGTGCCGCCGCTGGTGATGGGCTCGCTGTACGGCGCCTACGGCTCCTACGGGATCGGCCTCATCCTGCTGGCCGCTGTCGCGGCGGCGGCGCTGGCCTTCACCGAGACCGGCGTGCGGCACGCACTCACCCGCCGCACGCCGCCCACCGTCCACTCAAGCTGA
- a CDS encoding IS982 family transposase yields MPDLETLLTALYVKIDDEIGGMRWMGRPPLLSDSELVCLAVAQALLGHRSEARWLRFAHKRLSGLFPYLPQQSGYNKRLRAALPLVKRMIRELAMDSDFWTDTVWITDSTPVPCGMSRPTVQRSNLAGWASYGYCASHSRFFWGLRLYLVCTSTGMPILWALANPEIGEREVLAAMLEVDAELIAQREGILLISDKGFASKVFEKDLAELGVELLRPSFKREKKRYGEPMLKKVRQLIESVNDTLKGQLDLEQHGGRTFEGVAIRVAQRVLALAAGIWHNNKIGAPVTRSLIAYDH; encoded by the coding sequence ATGCCCGACTTGGAGACCCTCTTGACCGCACTCTATGTGAAGATCGACGACGAGATCGGAGGAATGCGATGGATGGGACGCCCGCCCCTTCTCAGCGACTCCGAACTCGTCTGCCTGGCGGTGGCCCAGGCACTGCTCGGCCACCGCTCCGAGGCGCGGTGGCTACGCTTCGCCCATAAGCGCCTGTCCGGCCTGTTCCCCTATCTGCCCCAGCAATCCGGGTACAACAAGCGCCTGCGGGCGGCTCTGCCACTGGTCAAGCGCATGATTCGGGAGCTGGCCATGGACAGCGACTTCTGGACGGACACGGTATGGATCACCGATTCCACCCCGGTGCCGTGCGGCATGTCCCGCCCGACCGTCCAGCGCTCGAACCTGGCGGGCTGGGCCAGCTACGGCTACTGCGCCTCCCACTCCCGGTTCTTCTGGGGGCTGCGCTTGTACCTGGTCTGCACGTCGACCGGCATGCCGATCCTGTGGGCGCTGGCCAACCCGGAGATCGGTGAGCGCGAGGTCTTGGCCGCGATGCTCGAAGTCGACGCCGAACTGATCGCCCAGCGCGAGGGCATCCTGCTCATCTCGGACAAGGGCTTCGCCTCGAAGGTGTTCGAGAAGGACCTCGCCGAACTCGGCGTCGAGCTGCTGCGACCGTCCTTCAAACGGGAGAAGAAGCGCTACGGCGAGCCGATGCTCAAGAAGGTCCGCCAGCTGATCGAGTCGGTCAACGACACCCTCAAAGGGCAGCTCGACCTGGAACAACACGGCGGGCGGACCTTCGAGGGCGTCGCGATCCGGGTCGCCCAGCGCGTCCTCGCGTTGGCCGCCGGCATCTGGCACAACAACAAGATCGGTGCACCTGTCACCCGCTCGCTAATCGCGTATGACCACTGA
- a CDS encoding pyridoxamine 5'-phosphate oxidase family protein, with product MLENDAFRILDRRECLRLLAKVPVGRVVYTRQALPAVLPVNFSLDEDASVLLYTSAGSDLVRAIDGVVVAFEADEFTAATRSGWSVVVTGRAGVVTDPAEHDRLSQNGPRSWMHVRDGVFLRIESELVTGREIGARTMR from the coding sequence ATGCTCGAGAACGACGCCTTTCGCATTCTCGACCGGCGGGAATGCCTTCGCCTGCTGGCCAAGGTGCCGGTCGGCCGGGTCGTGTACACGCGGCAGGCGCTGCCCGCGGTCCTCCCGGTCAACTTCTCCCTGGACGAGGATGCCTCCGTCCTGCTGTACACCTCGGCCGGCTCCGACCTCGTACGCGCCATCGACGGCGTCGTCGTCGCCTTCGAGGCGGACGAGTTCACTGCGGCGACCCGGTCCGGCTGGAGCGTGGTGGTCACCGGCCGAGCCGGCGTGGTGACCGACCCCGCCGAGCACGACCGGCTCTCGCAGAACGGCCCGCGTTCCTGGATGCACGTGCGGGACGGAGTCTTCCTGCGCATCGAGTCCGAGTTGGTCACCGGACGCGAAATCGGGGCGCGCACCATGCGATGA
- the narH gene encoding nitrate reductase subunit beta produces MRVMAQMAMVMNLDKCIGCHTCSVTCKQAWTNRTGVEYVWFNNVETRPGQGYPRRYEDQEKWRGGWELNKKGNLALKAGGRFKKLIQIFSNPVLPSLDDYYEPWTYDYETLTNAPLQEHTPVARPKSLISGKDMKISWSANWDDDLGGSAATSEQDVLLNQVSEKIKFEFEQTFMFYLPRICEHCLNPSCAASCPSGAIYKREEDGIVLVDQDRCRGWRMCVTGCPYKKIYFNHRTGKAEKCTFCFPRVEVGLPTVCSETCVGRLRYIGLVLYDADRVLEAASTPDDTDLYEAQRGVFLDPNDPEVVRQAEKAGIPRDWIEAAQRSPIHALINTFKVALPLHPEYRTMPMVWYIPPLSPVVDAVRDTGQDAENHRTLFAAVDALRIPVDYLAQLFTAGDPAPVDAVLRRLAAMRAYMRDINLGREPNDDIPEAVGMTGEQVYDMYRLLALAKYDERYVIPPAHAEQAHKLEELATECSLDYEGGPGMGGSGPFGETSGGAAPIAVENFHALRDRQTADTPATPTDKATRVNLLNWDGKSSPPGLFPDRPAGDGTGANRDGQVEPKP; encoded by the coding sequence ATGCGTGTGATGGCCCAGATGGCGATGGTGATGAACCTCGACAAGTGCATCGGCTGCCACACCTGCTCGGTCACCTGCAAACAGGCGTGGACCAACCGCACCGGCGTCGAGTACGTGTGGTTCAACAACGTCGAGACCCGCCCCGGCCAGGGCTACCCCCGCCGCTACGAGGACCAGGAGAAATGGCGCGGCGGCTGGGAGCTGAACAAGAAGGGCAACCTCGCGCTGAAGGCCGGCGGCCGGTTCAAGAAGCTGATCCAGATCTTCTCCAACCCGGTCCTGCCCTCCCTCGACGACTACTACGAGCCCTGGACCTACGACTACGAGACCCTCACCAACGCCCCGCTGCAGGAACACACCCCGGTCGCCCGCCCCAAGTCCCTGATCTCCGGCAAGGACATGAAGATCTCCTGGTCGGCGAACTGGGACGACGACCTCGGCGGCTCGGCAGCGACCAGCGAGCAGGACGTCCTGCTGAACCAGGTCTCCGAGAAGATCAAGTTCGAGTTCGAGCAGACCTTCATGTTCTACCTGCCGCGGATCTGCGAGCACTGCCTCAACCCGTCCTGCGCGGCCTCCTGCCCCTCCGGCGCCATCTACAAGCGGGAGGAGGACGGCATCGTCCTGGTCGACCAGGACCGCTGCCGCGGCTGGCGCATGTGCGTCACGGGCTGCCCGTACAAGAAGATCTACTTCAACCACCGCACCGGCAAAGCCGAGAAGTGCACCTTCTGCTTCCCGCGCGTCGAGGTCGGCCTGCCCACCGTCTGCTCCGAGACCTGTGTCGGCCGGCTACGCTACATCGGCCTGGTCCTCTACGACGCCGACCGCGTCCTGGAAGCCGCCTCCACACCCGACGACACGGACCTCTACGAAGCCCAGCGAGGCGTCTTCCTCGACCCCAACGATCCGGAGGTCGTTCGCCAGGCAGAGAAGGCGGGCATCCCCCGGGACTGGATCGAGGCCGCCCAGCGCTCCCCGATCCACGCCCTGATCAACACCTTCAAGGTCGCCCTGCCGCTGCACCCGGAGTACCGGACGATGCCCATGGTCTGGTACATCCCGCCGCTGTCCCCGGTGGTCGACGCCGTCCGCGACACCGGACAGGACGCCGAGAACCACCGCACCCTCTTCGCCGCCGTCGACGCCCTGCGCATCCCCGTCGACTACCTCGCCCAGCTGTTCACCGCGGGCGACCCGGCACCGGTGGACGCGGTGCTTCGCCGCCTGGCGGCAATGCGGGCGTACATGCGCGACATCAACCTCGGCCGCGAACCGAACGACGACATCCCCGAGGCGGTCGGGATGACCGGGGAGCAGGTGTACGACATGTACCGGCTGCTGGCACTGGCCAAGTACGACGAGCGGTACGTCATCCCTCCCGCCCACGCCGAACAGGCCCACAAGCTCGAAGAACTCGCCACCGAGTGCAGCCTCGACTACGAGGGCGGCCCGGGCATGGGCGGCTCCGGCCCCTTCGGGGAGACCTCCGGCGGCGCCGCGCCGATCGCGGTGGAGAACTTCCACGCCCTGCGCGACCGGCAGACCGCCGACACCCCGGCCACCCCCACCGACAAGGCCACCCGGGTCAACCTCCTCAACTGGGACGGCAAGAGCTCCCCACCCGGCCTGTTCCCGGACAGGCCGGCTGGCGACGGCACCGGTGCGAACCGCGACGGGCAGGTGGAACCGAAGCCATGA
- a CDS encoding hemerythrin domain-containing protein, which yields MCEYCGCQSVATIDELTREHDEVVTLVSHVRDARRDGDLTGMAELARRITTVLVPHTQVEEHGLFPAMAQEFPDHIATLEAEHRRIEAVLAEAAHGIPADPAWPDRLLEVLALLRDHILKEQDGVFPASLATLSTEQWEAVEAVRAEAGSALSRPAA from the coding sequence ATGTGCGAATACTGCGGCTGTCAGTCCGTGGCGACGATCGACGAGCTGACCCGCGAACACGACGAGGTCGTCACCCTCGTCAGCCACGTGCGCGACGCCCGGCGCGACGGCGACCTCACCGGCATGGCCGAACTCGCCCGCCGCATCACCACCGTCCTGGTCCCGCACACCCAGGTGGAGGAGCACGGGCTGTTCCCCGCGATGGCCCAGGAGTTCCCCGACCACATCGCCACGCTGGAGGCCGAACACCGTCGCATCGAGGCGGTGCTGGCCGAGGCCGCTCACGGCATACCGGCGGATCCCGCCTGGCCCGACCGGCTGCTGGAGGTGCTCGCCCTGCTGCGTGATCACATCCTCAAGGAGCAGGACGGCGTCTTCCCCGCCTCGCTGGCGACCCTGTCGACCGAGCAGTGGGAAGCCGTCGAGGCGGTGCGCGCCGAAGCGGGCAGCGCCCTGTCCCGGCCTGCCGCCTGA
- the narJ gene encoding nitrate reductase molybdenum cofactor assembly chaperone, whose translation MKRKTTRTTRIRPWHADAWQAQSLLLAYPDERFEQYLALAGRAAAALPEPVARPLLRFTAHAQQTDPADLAAAYVATFDHRKRCCLYLTYYAHGDTRKRGLGLLRLKQTYTAAGWRLGDDELPDHLAVVLEFAATDPATGAGLLTEHRAGLELLRLALNDDGSPWAHILDSVSATLPALAGDDREAVMRLAAQGPPEEQVGLDPYAPPMPSPGSAPVFLPDPVVGGPR comes from the coding sequence ATGAAACGGAAGACCACCCGCACCACCCGCATCCGGCCATGGCACGCCGACGCCTGGCAGGCACAGTCCTTGCTGCTCGCCTACCCCGACGAGCGGTTCGAGCAGTACCTGGCCCTGGCCGGACGGGCCGCCGCCGCCCTGCCGGAACCGGTCGCCCGCCCCCTGCTCCGTTTCACCGCACACGCGCAGCAGACCGACCCCGCCGACCTGGCCGCCGCCTACGTGGCCACCTTCGACCACCGCAAACGCTGCTGCCTCTACCTGACGTACTACGCACACGGCGACACCCGCAAGCGCGGCCTCGGCCTGCTGCGGCTGAAGCAGACCTACACCGCGGCCGGATGGCGCCTGGGGGACGACGAACTGCCCGACCACCTCGCCGTGGTTCTCGAGTTCGCCGCGACCGACCCGGCGACGGGAGCGGGCCTGCTCACCGAACACCGGGCCGGCCTGGAACTCCTGCGGCTCGCCCTGAACGACGACGGCTCGCCCTGGGCCCACATCCTGGACTCCGTCTCCGCCACCCTGCCCGCTCTGGCCGGCGACGACCGTGAGGCCGTCATGCGCCTGGCCGCACAGGGCCCGCCCGAGGAACAGGTCGGCCTCGACCCGTACGCGCCCCCCATGCCATCACCCGGGTCAGCCCCCGTGTTCCTGCCCGACCCCGTCGTAGGAGGTCCCCGATGA
- the narI gene encoding respiratory nitrate reductase subunit gamma — MTAPPQPLTLAAEAGTGAILLWVALPYVCLAVFVLGHIWRYRYDKFGWTTRSSQLYERRLLRIGSPLFHFGILVVLLGHIGGLVIPKSWTEAVGISEHTYHIGAVVLGTIAGVATLGGLAILIYRRRTVGPVFSATTRNDKAMYVSLTVTIGLGLAATVAANVVGGGYDYRETISPWFRSIFYLQPDPGLMTEAPVLFQLHAISAQLLFAAWPFTRLVHMLTAPLGYLTRPYIVYRSRDTQLGARAPHRGWERTGS, encoded by the coding sequence ATGACCGCACCCCCGCAGCCCCTCACCCTGGCGGCGGAGGCAGGCACCGGCGCCATCCTGCTCTGGGTCGCCCTTCCCTACGTCTGCCTCGCGGTGTTCGTCCTCGGCCACATCTGGCGCTACCGCTACGACAAGTTCGGCTGGACCACCCGCTCCTCCCAGCTCTACGAGCGGCGCCTGCTGCGCATCGGCAGCCCGCTGTTCCACTTCGGCATCCTCGTCGTGCTCCTCGGCCACATCGGCGGCCTGGTCATCCCCAAGAGCTGGACCGAGGCGGTCGGGATCAGCGAGCACACGTACCACATCGGCGCGGTCGTCCTCGGCACCATCGCCGGCGTCGCCACGCTCGGCGGCCTGGCCATCCTGATCTACCGCCGCCGCACCGTCGGCCCGGTCTTCTCCGCCACCACCCGCAACGACAAGGCCATGTACGTCTCCCTGACCGTGACCATCGGGCTGGGCCTGGCCGCCACGGTGGCCGCGAACGTCGTCGGCGGCGGCTACGACTACCGCGAAACCATCTCCCCCTGGTTCCGCTCCATCTTCTACCTCCAGCCCGACCCCGGCCTGATGACCGAAGCCCCGGTGCTCTTCCAACTGCACGCGATCAGCGCCCAGCTGCTGTTCGCGGCCTGGCCCTTCACCCGCCTCGTCCACATGCTCACCGCACCGCTCGGCTACCTCACCCGCCCCTACATCGTCTACCGCAGCCGCGACACCCAACTCGGCGCCCGGGCCCCGCATCGGGGCTGGGAACGTACGGGTTCATGA
- a CDS encoding nuclear transport factor 2 family protein, whose product MPETTSANLGPREVLARYQQAMLDKSADDLADLYAVDAVHEFPFLFPGMPEHYQGREEVRAGYRAAWGASPAQPQEIREVVVHENTDPEVIVVEQIVSGIVTTTGQSFNFPGLLVIRIRNSQIVHVRDYMDGLGVAHAMDRLTAVAASLSNRS is encoded by the coding sequence ATGCCGGAGACAACCTCGGCCAACCTCGGCCCTCGTGAGGTCTTGGCCCGCTATCAGCAGGCAATGCTCGACAAATCCGCGGACGACCTGGCCGATCTGTACGCCGTCGATGCCGTGCACGAGTTTCCTTTCCTCTTCCCCGGCATGCCTGAGCACTACCAGGGACGCGAAGAGGTCCGCGCGGGCTATCGAGCGGCCTGGGGTGCAAGCCCGGCGCAGCCGCAGGAGATCCGCGAAGTCGTCGTGCATGAGAACACCGACCCGGAGGTGATCGTCGTCGAGCAGATCGTCTCCGGGATCGTGACCACGACCGGCCAGTCCTTCAACTTTCCCGGCCTCCTCGTGATCCGGATCCGGAACAGCCAAATCGTGCATGTCCGCGACTACATGGACGGGCTCGGCGTGGCTCACGCGATGGATCGACTGACCGCCGTGGCCGCCAGCCTCAGCAACCGCTCCTGA